CTTCCTTCGCAGATCTAAAAGCATTAAACAAATTCGGTGGCACTTTTACAACTTTTCCGGTTTCAAAATCCTCTTCCTCTGCTGCTATATCGCCATTCTTAATGTATTCATACATCGCATTCAAGCCCGCATTGCTCAAATCGGTAAACAGGTTGACTTTTTGAATTCCCATTTTTACAGCTTTCTTTAAGTTCTCATCGCCCGTACCGGATCCGCCGTGGATAACCAATGGCACATCAACCGCGGAACTTATTTTTTCAAGCAGTTCAAAATCTATCCTCGGAAGGCCTCTGTAAGTTCCGTGAGAAGTCCCTATGGCTACCGCCAGCATATCCACCCCGGTTTGCTTCACATATTCGACTGCTTCGTCAACTTTTGTAAGGCCCTCATCCCGTGTTTTTTCATACTCATATCCCTGTCCCACATGCCCCAGTTCAGCTTCTACGGATACTCCTGCCGCATGTGCTATCTTTACTATTTCCTTTACCTGGGCTACATTTTCTTCAAAAGGAAGAGTGGACCGATCAACCATAATGGATGTATAGCCTTCT
The DNA window shown above is from Thermosediminibacter oceani DSM 16646 and carries:
- a CDS encoding class II fructose-bisphosphate aldolase, with amino-acid sequence MLVSTKVILEKAKQYGFGVAAPNVINMETVEAAFEAASELNAPIIIDVAEPHGVEKLGPIVKYYAEKFSHVIASLHLDHGTSFEIAIKAIKEGYTSIMVDRSTLPFEENVAQVKEIVKIAHAAGVSVEAELGHVGQGYEYEKTRDEGLTKVDEAVEYVKQTGVDMLAVAIGTSHGTYRGLPRIDFELLEKISSAVDVPLVIHGGSGTGDENLKKAVKMGIQKVNLFTDLSNAGLNAMYEYIKNGDIAAEEEDFETGKVVKVPPNLFNAFRSAKEGYKRMLKHYMCLFESDDKAGLYKI